In a genomic window of Acidobacteriota bacterium:
- a CDS encoding PepSY-associated TM helix domain-containing protein: MRRFARKLHRYAGLTLAVFLVIVGLTGSALAFYEEIDAWLNPDLMHVPPGRTALPASELVSRIEAWDDRIRVTNVTLPGDSGHAARAYVQPKAPALAADLDYAAELGFDQVWADPASGEVLGTRDRGACCFGRAELMPFIYRLHYTLHAPGRIGVWFLGGISLLWAFDCLIGFYLTLPRRRPFWSRWKKSWVVKTDAGGERANYDTHRASGLWLWGVLFLLAVSGVYFNLSREVFRPVVEVFSKPKPYPFETREVLAREDWGRDLIGFDRAIDLASVEASRRGWPAGLSRVGVVPSQAYYIVYFEPFEGIRSGLGSPILYVDGHDGALIGDSVPLEGSAADVIYRLQFPIHSGQILGLPGRIIVFLAGIVTAVLSVTGVVIWALGVRRRARQRERNGQRGEPAGGSLPGRRLVASGTSLLAPPGEPSGGP, translated from the coding sequence ATGCGCCGATTCGCCCGCAAGTTGCATCGCTACGCCGGACTCACGCTGGCGGTCTTTCTCGTGATCGTCGGTCTGACCGGGAGCGCGCTCGCGTTCTACGAGGAGATCGACGCCTGGCTGAATCCCGATCTGATGCACGTGCCGCCGGGGCGTACGGCGCTGCCGGCGTCCGAGCTCGTCTCGCGCATCGAGGCCTGGGACGACCGGATCCGGGTGACGAACGTGACGCTGCCCGGCGACAGCGGACACGCCGCGCGTGCCTATGTGCAGCCGAAGGCCCCGGCACTCGCCGCCGACCTGGACTACGCCGCCGAACTCGGCTTCGACCAGGTTTGGGCGGATCCGGCGTCGGGCGAGGTCCTCGGGACCCGTGACCGGGGAGCCTGCTGTTTCGGGCGCGCGGAGCTCATGCCCTTCATCTACCGCCTTCACTACACGCTCCACGCGCCGGGGCGCATCGGGGTCTGGTTTCTCGGCGGCATCTCGCTGCTGTGGGCCTTCGACTGCCTGATCGGCTTCTACCTGACGCTGCCGCGGCGCCGCCCGTTCTGGTCGCGCTGGAAGAAGTCGTGGGTTGTCAAGACGGATGCCGGCGGCGAGCGCGCGAACTACGACACGCACCGCGCGAGCGGCCTGTGGCTTTGGGGCGTCCTGTTCCTCCTCGCGGTCAGCGGCGTGTACTTCAACCTGAGTCGCGAGGTCTTCCGGCCGGTGGTCGAGGTGTTCTCGAAGCCGAAGCCGTACCCCTTCGAGACGCGCGAGGTCCTGGCGCGGGAAGACTGGGGCAGGGATCTGATCGGCTTCGACCGGGCGATCGACCTGGCCTCCGTCGAGGCCTCGCGCCGCGGCTGGCCGGCCGGGTTGAGCCGGGTAGGCGTCGTGCCTTCGCAGGCCTACTACATCGTCTACTTTGAGCCCTTCGAGGGCATCCGGTCCGGCCTGGGGTCGCCGATTCTCTACGTCGACGGCCACGACGGCGCCCTGATCGGCGACAGCGTGCCGCTGGAGGGCAGCGCCGCGGACGTGATCTACCGCCTGCAGTTCCCCATCCACAGCGGCCAGATTCTCGGCCTCCCCGGGCGCATCATCGTCTTCCTGGCCGGCATCGTCACGGCGGTGCTGTCCGTCACCGGCGTCGTCATCTGGGCGCTGGGCGTGCGGCGCCGGGCCCGGCAGCGCGAACGGAACGGGCAGCGCGGCGAACCGGCGGGCGGTTCGCTTCCGGGGCGGCGCCTGGTCGCGTCGGGAACGAGCCTGCTGGCTCCACCCGGCGAACCGTCTGGTGGGCCGTGA